In Streptomyces violaceusniger Tu 4113, one DNA window encodes the following:
- a CDS encoding SpoIIE family protein phosphatase/ATP-binding protein, giving the protein MKVRSALGSRSVGGQVCALMLIIVTLLVLAAGATLSLQARGSGDSQARTSALTVARTVALAPGVQRALESRNPSTTLQPYVEKLRHRTDVDYIVVTSPRGVRWTHPNSKMLGKHIGHSLYPATAGRTFTDRLPGITRSAPSIRAAVPVTDARGRVIGIVNAGVSIPSVARTVGRQLPMIYGSTALALVLGGGGAALVARRLRRQTHRLGPAEITRMYEHHDAVLRSVKEGVLIVDDEGRLLLANDEALRLLGLTPDAHGRQITDVGLPPELAGLLASGRAATDAVYQVGDRLLAVNQRPAERGGAPWGSVATLRDATELRALTDKADRAYARLQLLYEAGVRVGSSLDMEGTAQELARVAVPRFADYATVDLHEAVLRGEEPGGRDSPLRRAAFSGIRQDPPLRHVGEHVSAFPLAQRAGGTGRARLFPVGELPSSPDWTPQAERLGWAVEYGIHSLLTVPLSARGVRLGQVAFWRSGDAPPFDEEDRSFAEELAGQAAVAIDNARRYAREHATTLALQESLLPRGRPEQQAVVAAQRYLPAPGGVRGDWFDVIPLSGARVALVVGDVVGHGLHAAATMGRLRTAVLNFSVVDLPPDELLARLDDVVDLVDREETAVNGGVGAAGATCLYAVYDPVSRHCTLARAGHPPPALVRPDGSVTFLDLPAGPPLGLGGRLYETTETQLPEGSRLVLYTDGLVRDRERDLVTGLDQLRDALTDVDPDPERACDAVMAALLSPRRTDDVCLLIARTTALDASRVASWELPSDPEVVGRMRAAVARTLADWNLEEAAFTTELVVSELLGNAIRHAVGPVRLRLMRNRALICEVADGSTTAPHLRRAATTDEGGRGLFLVAQMVQRWGTRYTSDGKIIWTEQDLPAAERAPR; this is encoded by the coding sequence GTGAAGGTGCGCTCGGCGCTGGGCTCGCGCAGTGTCGGCGGGCAGGTGTGCGCCCTGATGCTGATCATCGTGACGCTCCTGGTGCTCGCCGCGGGTGCCACGCTGTCCCTCCAGGCCCGCGGCAGCGGGGACAGCCAGGCCCGGACCAGTGCCCTGACCGTCGCGCGGACCGTCGCCCTCGCCCCCGGCGTCCAGCGGGCGCTGGAGTCCCGCAACCCCTCCACAACCCTCCAGCCCTATGTCGAGAAGCTCCGGCACCGGACCGACGTCGACTACATCGTGGTGACCTCCCCCAGAGGCGTCCGCTGGACCCATCCCAATTCGAAGATGCTCGGCAAGCACATCGGCCACAGCCTCTATCCGGCCACGGCGGGCCGGACCTTCACCGACAGGCTCCCGGGCATCACCCGGTCGGCCCCCTCGATCCGTGCCGCCGTGCCGGTCACCGACGCCCGGGGCCGGGTGATCGGCATCGTCAACGCCGGGGTCTCCATCCCCTCCGTGGCCCGGACGGTCGGGCGCCAACTGCCGATGATCTACGGCTCCACGGCGCTCGCCCTCGTCCTGGGCGGGGGCGGTGCGGCACTCGTGGCCCGGCGGCTGCGGCGCCAGACCCACCGGCTCGGCCCCGCCGAGATCACCAGGATGTACGAACACCACGACGCCGTGCTGCGCAGCGTCAAGGAGGGGGTCCTGATCGTCGACGACGAGGGGCGGCTGCTGCTCGCCAACGACGAGGCGCTGCGTCTGCTGGGCCTCACGCCCGACGCGCACGGACGGCAGATCACCGACGTCGGCCTGCCCCCGGAGCTCGCCGGACTGCTCGCCTCCGGCCGTGCGGCCACCGACGCGGTGTATCAGGTCGGGGACCGGCTGCTGGCGGTCAACCAGCGCCCGGCGGAGCGGGGCGGAGCGCCCTGGGGCAGCGTCGCCACCCTGCGGGACGCCACCGAGCTGCGCGCCCTGACGGACAAGGCCGACCGGGCCTACGCACGCCTCCAACTGCTGTACGAGGCCGGCGTCCGGGTGGGCAGCAGCCTCGACATGGAAGGGACCGCCCAGGAACTGGCCCGGGTCGCCGTGCCGCGCTTCGCCGACTACGCCACCGTCGATCTGCACGAGGCCGTACTGCGTGGCGAGGAGCCGGGCGGCCGGGACTCGCCGTTGCGCCGGGCCGCCTTCAGCGGCATCCGGCAGGACCCCCCGCTGCGCCATGTCGGCGAGCACGTCTCCGCCTTCCCCCTGGCCCAGCGGGCCGGCGGCACCGGCCGGGCGCGATTGTTCCCCGTGGGCGAGCTGCCGTCCTCGCCCGACTGGACGCCCCAGGCGGAGCGGCTGGGATGGGCGGTGGAGTACGGCATCCATTCGCTGCTGACCGTGCCGCTCAGCGCGCGCGGTGTCCGGCTGGGCCAGGTGGCGTTCTGGCGCTCGGGGGACGCCCCGCCATTCGACGAGGAGGACCGGTCCTTCGCCGAGGAGCTGGCCGGCCAGGCGGCCGTCGCCATCGACAACGCCCGCCGCTACGCGCGCGAGCACGCCACCACGCTGGCCCTCCAGGAGAGCCTGCTGCCGCGCGGCCGCCCCGAACAGCAGGCCGTCGTCGCCGCCCAGCGCTATCTGCCCGCCCCCGGCGGGGTGCGAGGCGACTGGTTCGACGTCATCCCCCTGTCGGGGGCCCGGGTCGCCCTCGTCGTCGGCGATGTCGTCGGCCACGGACTGCACGCCGCCGCGACCATGGGCCGGCTGCGCACCGCCGTGCTCAACTTCTCCGTCGTGGACCTTCCCCCCGATGAGCTGCTGGCCCGGCTCGACGACGTGGTCGACCTGGTCGACCGGGAGGAGACGGCCGTGAACGGCGGCGTCGGGGCGGCGGGGGCCACTTGTCTGTACGCGGTCTACGACCCGGTCTCCCGGCACTGCACCCTGGCGCGGGCCGGTCATCCGCCCCCGGCCCTGGTCCGTCCCGACGGCTCCGTGACCTTCCTCGACCTGCCCGCAGGACCGCCGCTGGGACTCGGCGGCCGGCTCTACGAGACGACCGAGACGCAACTGCCCGAAGGCAGCCGCCTCGTCCTCTACACCGATGGGCTGGTCCGGGACCGCGAACGGGACCTCGTGACCGGGCTCGACCAGCTCCGTGACGCCCTCACCGATGTCGACCCCGACCCGGAGCGGGCCTGCGACGCCGTGATGGCCGCCCTGCTGTCGCCGCGCCGCACCGACGACGTCTGCCTGCTCATCGCCCGTACCACCGCGCTGGACGCGAGCCGGGTGGCCTCGTGGGAGCTGCCGTCGGACCCCGAAGTCGTGGGCCGGATGCGCGCGGCCGTCGCCCGTACCCTGGCCGACTGGAACCTGGAGGAGGCCGCCTTCACCACCGAGCTGGTGGTCAGCGAGCTGCTCGGCAACGCCATCCGGCACGCCGTCGGCCCCGTGCGGCTGCGCCTGATGCGCAACCGGGCGTTGATCTGCGAGGTCGCCGACGGCAGTACCACCGCGCCGCATCTGCGCCGGGCGGCCACCACCGACGAGGGCGGACGCGGGCTGTTCCTCGTGGCCCAGATGGTCCAGCGCTGGGGCACCCGCTACACCAGCGACGGCAAGATCATCTGGACCGAGCAGGACCTTCCGGCCGCGGAACGCGCCCCGCGGTGA
- a CDS encoding MBL fold metallo-hydrolase, translated as MISQSPLLAVADGVHIWSPTPSAGWGLANCGLIVSPDGAAAWIDTPYDRRMAGDFLERSRALLPDGARIERVIVTHANGDHLWGAEVVPDAEIVATREALGHIEYEPSPQQLHALVHGSDPATPLGWYLQRHFGRFDWSGTEVVEPTLTFVGELDLRVGQVPVRLFSLPSAHTAGDLVAYLPQQKVAFTGDVIFACERVLATGAEVIVPGHGPVLDREGVRGHVGYLEHLRDRTRQLHTAGVPALEAARTLIAENTYPALGLPERLVITVGSEYRHLNGTDEAADLVATMADLAQVAWERREGAPASA; from the coding sequence ATGATCTCGCAATCGCCCCTCCTCGCCGTGGCCGACGGTGTGCACATCTGGTCCCCCACCCCGAGCGCCGGATGGGGTCTGGCCAACTGCGGTCTGATCGTCTCGCCCGACGGCGCCGCCGCCTGGATCGACACCCCCTACGACCGGCGGATGGCCGGTGACTTCCTGGAACGCAGCCGGGCCCTGCTGCCCGACGGAGCCCGGATCGAGCGGGTGATCGTCACCCATGCCAACGGCGACCACCTGTGGGGCGCGGAGGTCGTACCGGACGCGGAGATCGTCGCCACCCGCGAGGCACTCGGCCATATCGAGTACGAGCCCTCGCCGCAGCAGTTGCACGCCCTGGTGCACGGCAGCGATCCGGCGACTCCGCTCGGCTGGTATCTCCAGCGGCACTTCGGGCGGTTCGACTGGTCCGGCACCGAGGTGGTCGAGCCGACGCTCACCTTCGTGGGCGAACTCGACCTGCGGGTGGGCCAGGTGCCGGTGCGGCTGTTCAGTCTGCCGTCCGCGCACACCGCGGGCGATCTGGTGGCGTATCTGCCGCAACAGAAGGTGGCGTTCACCGGCGATGTCATCTTCGCCTGCGAGCGGGTGCTCGCGACCGGGGCCGAGGTGATCGTCCCCGGCCATGGGCCGGTCCTCGACCGGGAGGGGGTCCGCGGCCACGTCGGCTATCTGGAGCATCTGCGGGACCGCACCCGGCAGCTGCACACGGCAGGGGTACCGGCCCTGGAGGCCGCCCGCACCCTCATCGCCGAGAACACCTATCCGGCGCTGGGCCTGCCCGAGCGGCTGGTGATCACGGTGGGCTCGGAGTACCGGCATCTGAACGGCACGGATGAGGCGGCGGATCTCGTGGCCACCATGGCCGACCTCGCCCAGGTGGCGTGGGAGCGGCGCGAGGGCGCGCCGGCGTCGGCCTGA
- a CDS encoding glutamate synthase subunit beta — protein MADPKGFLTTPRRLPPRRPVDERVRDWNEVQAPGALLPIINAQADRCMDCGIPFCHDGCPLGNLIPEWNDLVSRDDWLRASERLHATNNFPEFTGRLCPAPCESACVLAINQPAVTIKNVEVAIADRAWESGYMTPKPPERLSGRTVAVIGSGPAGLAAAQQLTRAGHTVAVYERDDRVGGLLRYGIPEFKMEKRHLDRRLGQMRAEGTKFRSGVDVGTDLDAAELRARYDALVIAVGARAWRELPVPGRELAGIHQAMEYLPMANRVREGDYARPPITAEGKHVVIVGGGDTGADCLGTVLRQGAASVTQLDIHPRPGDERADGEPWPTYPKIYRMSAAHEEARELAASPEADVDARVFSAATVRFEGTAPDAERPQGGVRALRLIGARADGQPGPDTERVLRADLVLLALGFHGPEPDSGLFDQLGLELDEGGTVARDASFATGADGVFVAGDAGRGQSLIVWAIAEGRSAAAAVDRYLAGSTTLPAPVGAADRPMTA, from the coding sequence ATGGCCGATCCCAAGGGTTTCCTCACCACACCCCGTCGTCTTCCGCCCCGCCGTCCGGTGGACGAGCGGGTGCGGGACTGGAACGAGGTCCAGGCCCCCGGCGCCCTGCTGCCGATCATCAACGCCCAGGCGGACCGCTGCATGGACTGCGGCATCCCGTTCTGCCACGACGGCTGCCCGCTGGGGAACCTCATCCCGGAGTGGAACGACCTGGTCTCCCGTGACGACTGGCTGCGCGCGAGCGAGCGGCTGCACGCGACCAACAACTTTCCCGAGTTCACCGGCCGGCTCTGCCCGGCCCCCTGTGAGAGCGCCTGTGTGCTGGCCATCAACCAGCCGGCGGTCACCATCAAGAACGTCGAGGTGGCCATCGCCGACCGGGCCTGGGAGAGCGGATATATGACCCCCAAGCCACCCGAGCGGCTGTCCGGCCGGACCGTCGCCGTCATCGGCTCGGGGCCCGCGGGCCTGGCCGCGGCCCAGCAGCTCACCCGCGCGGGACACACCGTGGCGGTGTACGAACGCGACGACCGGGTGGGCGGACTGCTCCGCTACGGCATCCCCGAGTTCAAGATGGAGAAGCGCCATCTGGACCGGCGGCTGGGGCAGATGCGGGCGGAGGGCACCAAATTCCGTTCCGGCGTGGACGTCGGCACCGATCTGGACGCCGCCGAGCTCAGGGCGCGCTACGACGCGCTCGTGATAGCGGTGGGCGCCCGGGCCTGGCGCGAACTCCCCGTACCAGGAAGGGAGTTGGCCGGAATCCATCAGGCGATGGAGTATCTGCCGATGGCCAACCGGGTGCGCGAGGGCGACTACGCCCGGCCGCCGATCACCGCCGAGGGCAAACATGTGGTCATCGTCGGCGGCGGGGACACCGGCGCGGACTGCCTGGGCACCGTGCTGCGGCAGGGCGCCGCCTCCGTGACCCAACTGGACATCCACCCCCGGCCCGGCGACGAACGGGCCGACGGCGAACCCTGGCCCACCTACCCCAAGATCTACCGGATGTCCGCCGCCCATGAGGAGGCGCGGGAGCTGGCGGCCTCTCCGGAGGCGGACGTGGACGCGCGGGTCTTCTCCGCGGCCACCGTCCGCTTCGAGGGGACGGCACCGGACGCGGAGCGGCCGCAGGGCGGCGTCCGGGCACTGCGCCTCATCGGGGCCCGGGCCGACGGGCAGCCCGGCCCGGACACGGAGCGGGTGCTCCGGGCGGATCTGGTGCTGCTGGCCCTCGGCTTCCATGGCCCGGAGCCGGACAGCGGGCTGTTCGACCAGCTCGGGCTGGAGCTCGACGAGGGCGGCACCGTCGCACGCGACGCGTCCTTCGCCACCGGCGCGGACGGGGTGTTCGTGGCGGGCGACGCGGGCCGTGGCCAGTCGCTGATCGTCTGGGCCATCGCCGAGGGCCGCTCCGCCGCGGCCGCCGTGGACCGCTATCTCGCGGGCTCCACGACGCTCCCGGCGCCGGTCGGGGCGGCCGACCGCCCGATGACGGCCTGA
- a CDS encoding NAD(P)H-dependent flavin oxidoreductase yields the protein MDTPLTRLVGVRHPLVQTGMGWVAGPRLVSAVANAGALGILASATMSPQRLRTAVREVAARTDAPFGVNLRADAGDAGERVRIIVEEGVRVASFALAPRRELIDRLKDAGVVVIPSVGARRHAEKVAGWGADAVLVQGAEGGGHTGQVATTVLLPQVVDAVDIPVVAAGGFHDGRGLAAALAYGAAGIAMGTRFLLTSDSTVPDAVKARYLAAAVTDVTVTTAVDGLPHRMLRSELVDSLERSGRTAALLRAVRHAAAFRRLAGLSWPRMVRDGLAMRHGKDLTWSQVLLAATTPMLLKASMVDGRTDTGVMASGQVAGVIEDLPSCTDLVDRIMAEAAETLDRLTRGRTVG from the coding sequence ATGGACACCCCGCTGACCAGGCTCGTCGGGGTGCGCCACCCGCTCGTCCAGACGGGCATGGGCTGGGTGGCCGGACCCCGGCTGGTGTCGGCGGTGGCGAACGCCGGGGCGCTGGGCATCCTGGCCTCCGCGACCATGTCGCCCCAGCGGCTGCGCACGGCCGTCCGCGAGGTGGCCGCCCGCACCGACGCGCCCTTCGGTGTCAATCTGCGCGCCGATGCCGGGGACGCCGGGGAGCGGGTGCGGATCATCGTCGAGGAGGGGGTGCGGGTCGCCTCGTTCGCGCTGGCCCCCAGGCGCGAACTGATCGACCGGCTGAAGGACGCGGGCGTGGTGGTCATCCCGTCCGTGGGCGCCCGGCGCCATGCGGAGAAGGTCGCGGGCTGGGGCGCGGACGCGGTGCTGGTGCAGGGCGCCGAGGGCGGCGGCCACACCGGACAGGTGGCCACCACCGTGCTGCTCCCCCAGGTCGTGGACGCGGTGGACATCCCGGTCGTGGCCGCGGGCGGCTTCCACGACGGACGGGGGCTGGCGGCCGCGCTCGCCTACGGGGCGGCGGGGATCGCGATGGGCACCCGGTTCCTGCTCACCTCCGACAGCACGGTCCCGGACGCCGTGAAGGCGCGCTATCTGGCGGCGGCGGTCACCGACGTCACCGTCACCACGGCGGTGGACGGGCTCCCGCACCGGATGCTCCGCAGCGAACTGGTCGACTCCCTGGAGCGCTCCGGCCGCACCGCCGCGCTGCTGCGCGCCGTGCGCCACGCCGCCGCCTTCCGGCGGCTGGCCGGGCTGAGCTGGCCGCGGATGGTGCGCGACGGGCTGGCCATGCGGCACGGCAAGGACCTCACCTGGAGCCAGGTCCTGCTGGCCGCCACCACCCCGATGCTGCTCAAGGCGTCGATGGTGGACGGCCGCACCGACACGGGGGTGATGGCCTCCGGACAGGTGGCCGGGGTGATCGAGGATCTGCCCAGTTGCACGGATCTCGTGGACCGGATCATGGCCGAGGCCGCCGAGACCCTGGACCGGCTGACCCGCGGTCGTACAGTGGGGTGA
- a CDS encoding CoA-transferase subunit beta has product MTGRVTRAEYCVVACAEAWRGDGEILAAPMGAVPRVGARLARLTFAPELLLTDGEAMIVGGDPEVVEGWLPYRAHLALVTGGRRHVMMGASQLDRHGNQNITCVGDWKRPRRQLLGVRGAPVNTLNNPTSYWVPRHSRRVFVERVDMVCGVGYDRAAAVGPAARFHDLRCVVTDLAVLDFATPDRTLRVRSLHPGVTAEAVREATGFPLDIADDVPYTREPTPAELRLIREVIDPEGAREREVPS; this is encoded by the coding sequence ATGACCGGCAGAGTGACCCGGGCCGAGTACTGCGTGGTGGCCTGTGCCGAGGCATGGCGGGGCGACGGGGAGATCCTGGCCGCCCCGATGGGTGCGGTGCCCAGGGTCGGCGCCCGGCTGGCCCGGCTCACCTTCGCGCCCGAGCTGCTGCTGACGGACGGCGAGGCGATGATCGTCGGTGGCGACCCGGAGGTGGTGGAGGGGTGGCTGCCGTACCGGGCGCATCTGGCGCTGGTCACCGGCGGGCGGCGCCATGTGATGATGGGCGCGAGCCAGCTCGACCGCCACGGCAATCAGAACATCACCTGCGTCGGCGACTGGAAACGGCCCAGACGGCAACTGCTGGGGGTGCGCGGAGCGCCGGTCAACACCCTCAACAACCCCACGAGTTACTGGGTGCCCCGGCACTCTCGGCGGGTCTTCGTCGAACGCGTCGACATGGTGTGCGGGGTCGGCTACGACCGGGCGGCGGCCGTAGGGCCCGCCGCCCGCTTCCATGACCTCCGGTGTGTGGTGACCGATCTCGCGGTCCTCGACTTCGCCACGCCCGATCGCACGCTGCGGGTGCGCTCGCTGCATCCGGGGGTGACCGCCGAGGCGGTGCGGGAGGCCACCGGCTTCCCCCTCGACATCGCCGACGACGTCCCGTACACCCGGGAGCCGACCCCCGCCGAACTGCGGCTGATCCGGGAGGTCATCGATCCGGAGGGGGCCCGCGAGCGGGAGGTGCCGTCCTGA
- a CDS encoding CoA transferase subunit A, which translates to MADKTMTAEEAVGRIRSGMTVGIGGWGSRRKPMALVRALLRSDVTDLTVVSFGGPDVGLLAAAGKIRRLVTAFATLDSIPLEPHFRAARERGDIELTELDEAMMMWGLTAAVHRLPFLPVRAGLGSDVMAVNPGLRTVTSPYEDGEELVAVPALRLDVALVHLNRADAQGNGQYLGPDPYFDDLFCEAAAEAYLSCERVVATAEFADAGGPQTLLVKRHAVTGVIETPRGAHFTSCAPDYERDEAFQSAYAKAAADPEAWREFTERFLSGDEERYRAAVAAFGREGV; encoded by the coding sequence TTGGCCGACAAGACGATGACGGCCGAGGAGGCCGTCGGCCGGATCCGCAGCGGTATGACGGTCGGCATCGGCGGCTGGGGCTCACGGCGCAAGCCCATGGCCCTGGTCCGCGCCCTGCTGCGGTCGGATGTCACCGATCTGACGGTGGTCTCCTTCGGCGGCCCCGACGTCGGGCTGCTGGCCGCCGCCGGGAAGATCCGCAGGCTGGTGACGGCGTTCGCGACCCTCGACTCGATCCCCCTGGAGCCGCACTTCCGGGCGGCGCGCGAGCGGGGGGACATCGAACTGACCGAGCTGGACGAGGCGATGATGATGTGGGGGCTGACCGCCGCCGTGCACCGGCTCCCGTTCCTGCCCGTCCGCGCGGGCCTGGGCTCGGACGTCATGGCGGTCAACCCCGGTCTGCGGACGGTCACTTCGCCGTACGAGGACGGTGAGGAGCTGGTGGCGGTGCCCGCACTGCGGCTGGATGTGGCGCTGGTGCACCTCAACCGGGCGGACGCACAGGGCAACGGACAGTACCTCGGGCCCGATCCGTACTTCGACGACCTGTTCTGCGAGGCGGCGGCCGAGGCGTATCTCTCGTGTGAACGCGTCGTCGCCACCGCCGAGTTCGCCGACGCGGGCGGTCCGCAGACGCTGCTGGTCAAACGGCATGCGGTGACCGGTGTGATCGAGACTCCGCGGGGCGCGCACTTCACCTCCTGCGCCCCCGACTACGAGCGGGACGAGGCGTTCCAGAGCGCGTACGCCAAGGCGGCCGCCGATCCGGAGGCGTGGCGGGAGTTCACCGAGCGGTTTCTGTCCGGGGACGAGGAGCGGTACCGGGCCGCGGTGGCGGCGTTCGGGAGGGAGGGCGTATGA
- a CDS encoding enoyl-CoA hydratase family protein translates to MGVSTSAPAAGVRLVAMDFPPVNALPVQGWYELAAALRGAGADPSVRCVVLAAEGRGFNAGVDIKEIQAAEGHTALIGANHGCAEAFAAVYDCPVPVVAAVHGFCLGGGIGLAGNADAIVASEDATFGLPELDRGALGAATHLARLVPQHLMRALYYTSRTATAGELHRHGSVWRVVPRAALREAALELAGEIAAKDGALLRLAKAAINGIDPVDVHRSYRFEQGFTFEANLAGLSDGPRDAFVAKGTGKG, encoded by the coding sequence ATGGGTGTCTCCACCTCCGCACCGGCGGCCGGCGTCCGCCTGGTCGCCATGGACTTCCCACCCGTCAACGCCCTGCCCGTCCAGGGCTGGTACGAGCTGGCCGCGGCGCTGCGCGGCGCGGGCGCCGACCCGTCGGTGCGGTGTGTGGTGCTGGCCGCCGAGGGCCGGGGCTTCAACGCGGGCGTGGACATCAAGGAGATCCAGGCGGCCGAGGGCCATACGGCGCTCATCGGCGCCAACCACGGCTGTGCCGAGGCGTTCGCCGCCGTCTACGACTGCCCGGTCCCGGTCGTCGCCGCCGTCCACGGCTTCTGTCTGGGCGGCGGCATCGGACTGGCCGGGAACGCCGACGCGATCGTGGCGAGCGAGGACGCCACGTTCGGCCTGCCCGAGCTGGACCGGGGCGCGCTGGGCGCGGCCACCCATCTGGCGCGGCTGGTCCCGCAGCATCTGATGCGCGCGCTGTACTACACCTCGCGCACCGCGACCGCCGGGGAGTTGCACCGCCACGGCTCGGTGTGGCGGGTCGTCCCGCGCGCCGCGCTGCGGGAAGCGGCGCTGGAGCTGGCCGGTGAGATCGCCGCCAAGGACGGTGCGCTGCTGCGCCTGGCGAAGGCGGCCATCAACGGCATCGACCCGGTCGATGTGCACCGCAGCTACCGCTTCGAGCAGGGCTTCACCTTCGAGGCCAATCTGGCGGGCCTGTCCGATGGACCCCGCGACGCGTTCGTCGCCAAAGGCACCGGGAAGGGGTGA